The sequence gcatataattttacgATTGACAAACGTGACACGACGTAGAAACATGACAAAATGAATCAGCAGTGTACTATCTTTTACGATGACAACATTAAATGCCACACGTGTTTTATCGAGAATCGGCGATCATCCATGGAAGTTTGAGAAACTGAATTCACTTTCTCTCCATGTTTCACGTTTGCTCGCTTGATTTTCCTTCGCGTATAAATGAAACAACCTatttaaaacatgtaaaaactgcaataataatttaaacttaatcAAAACATTGAATCGTTTTCGAATATCAGTTTTTGAAATACCATTTGTATCTTGTTGCGAgacaaaaaaatagtttaaataattaattccaatttctttcaattataTCTTAATGGTATTTTAtccaataatattacaaaaaatgataaatttaatactgcattaattacttataattagaAATCAATTCTTTATGCAAACCGAATTGAATCGTTGAATAATAActtagttaatataattattattgaatattaatgtatagataataacacaagaatttttatattgtaagaaaaataatgttagttatacgatatatataattttaaatataattccaTAACGTTGtcaatatatatgatttactCAAGCCtcttaaattcaaaattttattaacaattcaGAATAATTCAAATTGAATCGAATCGAATCACGAGTGTCAAAATTATAGTATACAGTGATAATCATACGTAATTACTACAGCACTAAATTGGCCAATTTCTGTAAGAATGTAACATTCTTTATCTCAATTTTCAGAAACGCAGCgttgctttttaaattaaattaaatacggCCTCGGGTGAGAGATTCAATGGGAAAGTATGCCAAAAGGTCGATGATTACGAGCTAAATGTCGACTCGTACTCATCGGTGCGAGTCCTACGGAGAAAGATTAATTACAACGTTACTTCGGTAAAAGTATATGTCGCCGTAATCACACGGCGATCGCATGGCAAAATCGCACGGCGGCCGCCTCGGCTAATCGCCGGGAAATTACGAAGAGATACCTGCGGGACGGCGTTCGGCGGGTTTCCATCGGACATTGCACAACCGACCAGGTTGACCGTCAGCTGCTGATGGCTCTCGGGCGCCTCGATGGATCGTATGGAGTGAATCGCGCACGCCTGGGCCTTGTTCCCACGGCACTCGGCGGGCCCGTGTTGACACGAGAACTGCCATGGACCGGTTTTATTTTCGCGCGTGTGCTATACAGACATACACGCGCCAtcaatttgcatttaaattgtaagaatgaaacgaaattttaatatcgcgGCCGACGCGGACGAGACCAAAGACCACAGCGAAGGGCAAATCGTTGTGCGTTTCCAAGGTTGCGTGGATTCAAGGCGGATCCCACGCGCGTCGATCTGATTTCTTAATATATCTCAAGAGGagtattttaatagatataaaatcaatatattaaaaaattgatagatATTAGGATTAATGTCCGTTTCAatcaatgtagattaactttgatCTCGGTTTAGCTTACTTGTTATCTCGTTCTAAGACTTGAGAAAAGATAAAGAGCAAATTaaatcgagattaaagttaatctacgttggtagaaacggGCCCTAGTgatcaaaaatatatctctATAGCTAAACacttaattagaaatttattactaatctTACTCAAACGctctttttattacaattatgaaacttaattataatttttaaatatatatttttaattgaaatttaattctaatttttgagtatatttaatattacaattaaattttaatgttataataaaaaagtattggTCACTAGAACATTCCcgtaagaattaatataaaattcataaatatcaCAATACTGAACATTGCTCAGATTAATAagtaaagagataaaaaacaGATACAAATACTTTTACATGATTATCCTTGTCAAGATGCCATCAAATCGCTGTCGTCTCGTTATCGTCGCCTCGTCAAGACGATAAAATTacagagtgagtgagtgagtgagtgagtgagtgagtgagtgagtgagtgagtgagtgagtgagtgagtgagtgagtgagagagagagagagagagagagagagagagagagagagagagagagagagagagagagagagagagagagagagagagagagaggggggggaagaAAAAGGACgacaaaattatgaaattaattaccgTAGCCTTTCCGTAAGGAACTAATGTGACCTGAATATGTCGTTTCAATTGTGGATACGATGGCACGAGTTGATTTACGATCCATCGCATGCTATCACCACATAACGATTCGTAGTAAACATCCACGTTGACGGCATTTTTCTCCGATTCACCATCGGCTAACTGTGCATTCGACTTAAACAGATTTATAAAGTTATCATGGATCGTctcattacaattattaaattctttcaaaattcttCCTTCTTAAGTCCttgtataaaacaaaacaaatttaaaaaattgatagaaacttctattcttgaaaataataaaaatatgcagaCTTCAAAGACGAAAAGAacagtttaaatattactaaattttattttaattttgtctacttttcttcttttaattcaCATGATACATCTAACAAAGCTAACAATTcgataattgattaattaattgaatgattataattctttatatttcattaaaatggacaataaaattattttatttaaaattatattggtttaattaaattgtttaaattgttAACAAGCAAAATGCCAAACAAAAacttactttaaattataagtgcaACATAATTCAAGATagttaaaagaaacaaaaaaaaataaaaataataagattataagatttatagagtaaaaataagaaccATAAGAAAATTTGAAGGTCAATACAAGacaaaatccaattttttgagacattttaaaagattttgaaaGTTTATTGTGAGttaattttgacttttattatttgaatttatcaatttgcaaaaaaatcgatgaaaaaggatatattgatttatctCGCGGAAAGTGCCAGATTTTAAGATTCTCACTTACCAGAATGCCGTGAGAGACGAGCGCAACAAAAACGGCAATCGCCAGCCGTGAAACCGACAAGTAGTGTCGCATGGTCATGCCGTTGAAGAATGAGCAGCAAGGAAAGGCGTTTTAAACCTGCTGCGGACAATAATCAACGCGCAGTGGACATGAGAGAGGGGGATACAAAAAGTCGCGCGAGTGGGGaattgaaaaagagagagtaaAACGGGAGACAATAACGgtaggagggagagaggaagagtCACTCACATCCTTGCAACATTAGTCGAGGACATCTAGCTACTATTCAGATACTACAATCATGATACGAGCgcgcaattataatttatcttcaTAATAGCTCGCTTTCAACGCACGAGTGTAGAAAGCCTGAAGATTTTCCATCGACATACGATCACTTCTATTAAGATATAGACTTATTCAGGTATTCTATTAGATTAGATTTGTATtaagatacaaaataataaacttggcATTTTGTAACCAAACTTTAAACAAGgctattcttaattttaaaaaactcctGTTGAGATTAAAATTCTTGTTTATGTCTTTCATAAGATATAATCTGCGTGAGGAAAAAAATTCCTATTCGCGCGATTCTTTAAATACTCGTGAGTTCATTCTCGCACATTCAGGATGTGCATAATCGGAGTTACAGCATGATTAAATAAGAGACAATCATGTAAACAgttagataatttatttgtaatatagaTTCTGTAAGTTACAgaatcattatatatatgtacaatatattaattcttaaaacaagaaaaaaataaaaaataaaattaaaattaatctacattagtatattaactataaaatttattcgtttttatactataattttataatataaagaatgttttttataatataaagaatataatttattttctaatcatttatattataaattttacagctATTTATAGCTAATCTACtaatgtagattaattttattttattttttacttttttctcgttttaagAATTAGGAAAAAACAAATCAAGATTAAAGGTAATTTACATTGGTGAAAATGGATATTAATCGTCtcctattatatataattaccaaattataaaaattataagcaaGTTATGAAATTTATGATTCACGTAATCAGCATTGATCAACGTGTAATGTAAAAGGTTTGCACAATCGAGCATGTTCTTTCGTTTAAcagaattgtataaaaaacgAATAAATCTTTTGATCAAAGTAATCGCACATCGAGGAACCAGGATCTATGCCACCGTTATGGATCTACGCCCTGAtgaaactttaattctggCTGCATTCGTTTCAGTTCCTCATACAAATCGTTGGCGCGTTTCTTGAAGGTCTCGGCGAGTTCGGGATTCTTCTGTGCGCCTTCTCCGCGCGCGTGCATCTGCGACAGATTCGCGCAGGCATACGGATTACCGTGCTCGCAGCTTTTCAACGACAATTTGTACGCCTCTTTGTAGTTCTTCGTAATAACGTTCTCTAAGCCAGCCAGATAGATACCCGCCAAGTAGAAACAGGCCTTGTCCGAGTTGTACATATCGCATGCCTTTCTGAGGTACTTGGCACCCGCATGAATCTGGGTAGCCCTATCCTTCTCACCAACTTCGTGCTTAGACGTTGCCAGAACACCAGCGTGCAGACATCCGTCCTTATCGTTGAACTCGCAGCCCTTCGACATGTACTCGTATGCCGTCGGTATGTCCTTTTTGCAACCTTTGCCTATGTAAATGAGGAAAGCTTTAAGCAGAGAATAATTAGACTCAGAGCGATTCaacgttatatttaaaatcgtcTTAAAGGGAGCTTGAAGtctaaaaatagtttaaaaaattgttcaaagaaaagaaagtcCGCACGGTTTGTAGGCCGTGCGTGCGGCACGCGAGAGCCTGCTGAAATCGGCTGAGAATTGCATTTCTTGCCGACCTCTGTTCTATGTCGTGTGACGTTTGTAAAAGTATATACAAGAAGTCGGCGGATTGCGCCGAGAAGTGCATTTCTTGACAATCTCTGTTCTaagtactatttttttttatttactgcaGTTAATTCATTggcaaaataaaatcttaactaagatcaaatttaaaatgctttcaaCAAGAAGCTATAcagtttttttcattttggttgaattttaataataaacttatatttaagataattggATTATGAATAGAACAGAAGAAAGCCTCAAGAAGATATACAACCTTTGTTGGGTTTGGTAAAACCTCAATATTTTACTTGAgaccaaaataattttaaatataaatttggagTACTGCTTTATACAATGCatgaatttattcttttaattaaatttttcgcacagtttatcttttctcttttttgctTCAACAGAAAAAAGGGAAAACAAACCCTGGAAGTAATTCAGTTAAAAAGAACTAGATCTCGACTACATTCGGAAACATCACCTTAGTGCTCtcgggtatcattctatcATTGTTGTTTGTTAAATGTGAGACAAGCCTGTCCTTTTTCACTGCAcggctgcactggtgcaataagttagaatgagaaaaaatatatttgtcttactctACCCTGTTGCATCAGTGCAGTAGTGTaacgaaaaagaacaagccaaaggatagaatgatacctAAAAGCATTCGGGTGATATTTCCAAACGCAGCCTCATATTTCGAAGTTTGCGCCACGGCGAACGCTCCCGACATCTACCTCAGGTACCATAACTAACGTCGAGCGTCTGCTAGATCGAGCACTTCGTGCCCTCGTGCTCCTCACGATGAACTCACCAATCGCCTTGAAATCGCCGAATTTCGTGCAGCTCCTGGCATAATTGTATTGATCGCAGGTCGTCTTGTATATCGAAGCGGCCTTCTCCATGTCCAACTTCACCGCTTCGTAAAAGTCGCCCAGTAAATGGCACACTGTTTCCGGGGGAACAAAATTCCATTATTCCTTTCAAAGCGTTTTGAGGTTAGAACATGAGGCTTCACTCACCCTCCGGCTTTTTCTCGCTGTAACAGCCGTATTGATACTCTATGTGAAGGTTCTTCAAGTACTCCTTCACGTCTTCCTCGTTTTTCAGATCGTACGCCATCGTTTCAGCTTTTTTATCTCGCCTCGTACCCACAAtcacataataaaaagatatccGCCATATCTGGGCATACAGTGGCGTCGGCGCCGTTGGCggctctttaaataaaaatttaaaaaaaaagtgcaggcagagaggaacctgagagcgatcatcgcgtcgttttaagtgatttcatccatcagcgcctctatgtgcacataatgtgcacattgaactatgagtcaaatatctatgaatcccgtaggtaatgtgcatgattttttgggtctcttctatgctatgtccacgtttatttggttctgtttcatgttatacccgtaaattttacaattatatgcattcatattttaaattcgttttatgcaaatgtgcataatcgtgttctaaaaatgtgcaataccacacatgcatgatataaattcaattaattgatttgataaaaattcactcaccgattgctgtcgctgctcctgctgctgatgctgctgctgatgctgctgctactactgctacattccttttccgcttttgattctgaaaatgtgataaatgaTTATTCTTAACCTCAAACACAAAAGCAagtaaagaaatg is a genomic window of Monomorium pharaonis isolate MP-MQ-018 chromosome 7, ASM1337386v2, whole genome shotgun sequence containing:
- the LOC105834862 gene encoding LOW QUALITY PROTEIN: uncharacterized protein LOC105834862 (The sequence of the model RefSeq protein was modified relative to this genomic sequence to represent the inferred CDS: deleted 1 base in 1 codon), yielding MAYDLKNEEDVKEYLKNLHIEYQYGCYSEKKPEVCHLLGDFYEAVKLDMEKAASIYKTTCDQYNYARSCTKFGDFKAIGKGCKKDIPTAYEYMSKGCEFNDKDGCLHAGVLATSKHEVGEKDRATQIHAGAKYLRKACDMYNSDKACFYLAAGLKRLPCCSFFNGMTMRHYLSVSRLAIAVFVALVSHGILSNAQLADGESEKNAVNVDVYYESLCGDSMRWIVNQLVPSYPQLKRHIQVTLVPYGKATHTRENKTGPWQFSCQHGPAECRGNKAQACAIHSIRSIEAPESHQQLTVNLVGCAMSDGNPPNAVPQCAQNIGLKEETRKSIDDCIASSLGDDLLATNGDKTHSLQPPLRFVPTIVINGVYSKENQDEGLRNFPSLVCRHLTAEEKPNVCSKEN